The genomic DNA TAATGCCGCCATGATTCCGGCGACCGGCATGCTCGGCGACTTTGTGTCAGGGCGACGACACGGGCCCTCGGTGCCACATGGCCATCGGGGCGCTTCGGCGCTTCCTTTTCCTGTAGACTGTAGCTAGGCAGCTAGCTCGCCGGCACAGCGGCAGAGCGTCCGTCCAAGCCCGCCCTGCCGGGCCCGGAATGCCAGCTCGGGCAGCGCGCAGGGGCTATTCTACTGCTGCCGGATGCTGATGGATGATGGCTTTGTGGCTTGTTCACTGACGCGAGTTCGCAGAGATATGACATGATTAGCTCGGTGTGACAGTGCTGATCATGGCAGGCAGCAGCGAGAGCGAGAGCGATGGAGTGTGTCAGTGCGAGCCATTGGATCCTGCAGCCGCGTGCGCTGTTTAAGGAGAcagatgctgctgctgattAGCCATTAGTGTACTTAATCGCGGCAACGATGCTCATGATCGTATGTCGGCAGAGCGTGAGCGCTGTCGCTTTGCGACTGTTAATGGTGTGTTGGATTTGAGCCTGCCTGCCTCCCCTGCAGGCCTGCTGGTGTTTACTAGTACACATTTCAAAGAAAATTTTGGCGGGTAGACAGAGGTACGGGATGAGCCAGGGCAGGGGGGAGGGGCATCATCGGCATCGAGAAAAGCGAGGGAATCGCACGCTTCCCTTTCCACCGTAAAGTAGGGGCCGGGCGTACCTCATCGCCGTCACCGTGGGCCTcggcacggcacggcgcggCGACGCCACTGCTATTTCTCTGCCTGCTGCTCATTCCATTCCTCCCGGCCCCCCTCGCCCTGCCTGCCATTCCGGCCGCCTGGCAACAGCGTCCTCGGCGCCCCCTGCCCTGTCCGCCACTGTGCGAGCACAGCCGCgtgcgccggccgccaccgcgccctcgccgctcagcgcgcgcgcgcaccaATTCGACCGACCAGAGCGAGGTGGAGCAGCGGTGGGATGGAGACCCCGTCGTCGACGTACGACGAGGGCTCCGAGCTCGACGCGCGCTCGCAGTCCGACTACGCCGACTTCGACGACCTGGACCGCCCGCCGCGGGGCCACCGCCGGGAGCCGTCCTCCGACGTGTCCTCCGAGTGCAGCGGGGAGCCCGGGAGCCCCTACGGCTCGTCGCCGTACCCGCGGTGGCCGGTGTGCGCGCTCCCCGCGCGGgtgccgaggccgccgccaccgccgctgctcaAGAGGCTCAGCACcacgcggcgcgccggcggcggcgtgcgtgaGGGaaaggccggcgacggcggtagGTGGCACGCCGGAAGACCTCTCTGTCTCTGCCTTTCGGCAGCTTCTGGACGCTGGATCGCTGATTACTTGCCCTGGATTCGTAGAGCTGCAGCTGATCAAGGAGAGGTTCTCGAAGCTTCTGCTGGGCGAGGACATGTCCGGGAGCGGCAAGGGGGTTTCGACCTCCGTCGCCATCTCCAACGCCATCACCAACCTCTATGGTCAGCAGCACATGCTTATCAAGTCGCTTAGTCCAGCCCCGCGGGTGGTTAGGAATAGGAACAGAGCACGCTAATACTCgtggcctcctgctgctcacaGCCACCGTTTTTGGGAGCTGCCACAGGCTGGAGCCCCTGCCGGCGGAGAAGAGGTCCATGTGGCGCCGCGAGATGGACTGCCTGCTCTCCGTCTGCGACTACATCGTCGAGTTCTTCCCTTCCAAGGAGATCCTGCCCGACGGCACCATCCGGGAGGTTAGAACTGAAGCCGCACGTCCTTGAGCGTTGATGCTAGTCTCGAAGACTAAGACGCATTTCGATGTTGTCAGGTGATGGCGACCAGGCCGAGGTCAGACATCTACGTCAACCTCCCCGCCCTCGAGAAACTCGACGACATGTTGCTTGTAAGATCCAAGATTCTTCGTCCTGGGCTACGAGATGGACCTGTTTGTTCAAATTAAGCAAGCGTGGCCTAAATTGTTGTTGTTCACCACTCGTGCAGGAGATTCTAGACAGCTTTCAGAAGACTGAATTCTGGTACGTTAATGACAAGGGGCAGAAAGACAAAGATGATTCCGTCGCGACGCCGTGCCGTCCGGCGAGCCAGCGCGGCGACGGCAAGTGGTGGCTGCCCGTGCCGTGCGTCACCAAGCCCGGGCTGACGGAGACGGCGCGGCGAGACCTCCAGCAGAAGCGGGACTGCGCGAGCCAGATCCACAAGGCTGCCATGGCCATCAACAATGGCGTTCTCGCCGAGATTCGGATCCCGGACCTGTACAAGCAAGCCCTTCCCAAGGTAACTTCAGATCTTCTGATACCAATTACCGAAGGATCGCGATTCATCAGCATCGCTGAATCTGAAATTCCGATTTCAGTGCGGGCGGGCGAGCGTGGGCGACCTGATCTACCGCCACATGTCGTTCCCGGGCAAGTTCTCGCCGGAGTACCTCCTGGACTGCCTGGAGATCTCGTCGGAGCACGAGGCCCTGGAGGCGGCGGAccgcgtggaggcggcgatGCACGTGTGGCGGCGGAAGGCGAGCCAGAGCCACTCGAGGTCCCCCTGGAGCGCGGTCAAGGACCTGATGGAGTCCGACAAGAACGTGATGCTGGCGAGCCGCGCCGACGACGTGCTGCTCTGCCTCAAGCAGCGCTTCCCCGGCCTGTCCCAGACCACGCTCGACGCCAGCAAGATCCAGTACAACAAGGTGAGTGAGCAACTTCAACCACACCtcaatgcagcagcagcagcatctgcaTCTCAAGTTTCTGACAGAGCTTGTGATGTGAATGGATCTTGCAGGATGTTGGGCAGGCAATCCTGGAGAGCTACTCGAGGGTGCTGGAGAGCCTGGCGTACAACCTCGTAACCTGTATAGATGACGTTCTCTTCGCCGACGAGGCCGCCAGAAAGATAGCATGAGTGATCATTTGTTCATCCTTCCTGCCTGATCCGGGAAACCAAAAATAAGGGGTCCATGTCCCTGATCCATCCACAGAATGTACATTATGCCATAACTTGTAGCAGTAGTACCATCTATCAATGGAAGATAGCACGAGCAGTTAAGCACAGTACTCCGCTCACCTAGTCATAGGTAGCCATGTCTGGGGTTTCATCCCAGTGGTCCCTCAGGGCCTTTGCATCCTCTCTCATCACCATGGATAGATGCCAGATGTCACAGCTGTGGTCTGTGTGATTTGTGAGTCTTTTGATACAGGGCAGCTAGAGCTAGGCATGGGCATGGCCTCGCCACAAGTTCATAGTCGGTATGATTCACCAAAACATTCAAGTCCCTTTTTAATAGAGAAGCAATATAGTTTATCTCACTATCTCATAACAAATGAAGACAGTATTATGCTAAAAATGAAAACAAAGAAATTAACATTTTAAAAGAGGCAAGTTATATACAGCTGCTCTTATATTGATGTTGCCGCACCTCTACAGAGAATAAAATGGGTACATAGAAGTTGAATAATTCTGGTGTCAGGAGCCACATGCAATCAGGATTGTGACTTACAAGTTACAATAAGCACAAATTCATACAGAAATTGGAAACCAGTTATATTGATGAACTGCCTAACTCTACAATTGTTGGCAACCTGCTGAACTCACTTCCCTCTATCCTTTCAAAAAGGTTTCTGTATCCATTAGTTCTGTCAGtactgatcgagcatgcctcCATGTACAAAGCACTACAGTATTAAAGCCACAAATCAAAAATCATTTCCTCCAGTAAGTCATCAAGCAAATCATCCCACAACTCAACTACAACGCTTTCAGAATCGTGTCGAAGATCCAGCCACGACCCACTGTCCAAGTCTTTCATCATCACCTGTTCTAAAGTGTTTGGAAACTCATTACCGACAAGAGAATCGATGCCCTTAGCCACCTCTTGAACAAGATGTCTACCTACTGGAGTCGGTCTCACATTGTGTTTCAGAAAAGCAACCCAAGGGCCGGTACCAAAAAACTTGCCCCTTATCTTGAGAAGAACCTCTTCCACACAATCGAACAGAAGTAATGCATCATCTGTCAGGCAGTACGAGTTTCCTACTTCAGCCAGTGCAGACACGTCAAGCAGTGTTTCTTCTGTATACCATATCTGCGAGTTTTCCTCCGACAACAGTTCTGAAGCTTCTAGCACGGCCTTAATAAAGGAAACCCTTGCATCTTTATCATCCAAAATAGCTACTTCTGGTTCACTCCACAAGGTTGGGGATATTGAAGAAGTGTCAAGCTCTTTGAACAGAACTCTAGAAATAGGCTTGGACAACTCATCTGCAAGCACAAAAGTTTTGTTCTATTACCGATCAGGTTATAAAAAGGTACCAAATGAGAAATTCTTGTTTTGAGTCCAATACCTCGCTTTTGAGTTTGATCTCCAGGACTGGTAAATTCTCCTATGGGAAGATCAAGAACAGATTGGGGACTCAGTTTCTCCTCTTTGTCATCAGTATTTTCCAGGGAGTAAGGAAATGTCAATACAGATGGCTTGACTAATTCAATAACTTCTGATGGACTATGGTTCTCTTGTTCATTAAGGGCCACTTGTGGTAACACATTCATGGATAGTGATTCCTCTGGTGAACACTTCAGcggagaaaggaaaaggaaaaaaatcggTGATTAACACAGAAGTTATAAACTTTGTCTAATTTGCAACAAAGTATGTCTTACTTCGTCTGGATGTTTTCCTTCAACACTTTCCTGCAAAATTTCAGTCTTAGCAAAGAGTTGTGGATTCTCCACTGCATCCTGCATGATCTTAACCTCTGCATAAACATTATGAATATATTGGGCAGAACATTAAGCCAGAAAAAAGTGAAGGGCAAATAGAAGCTTATTCTACAGTACAAATATCATGAACAAATTACCTTCGCTGATCAACTCCTGTGAGATAGCGCTGTCATATTGTGGATGGTTTCCATGGTCTGTCTTGAGCTCAACCAAACTTTCCGTACCTAAGTTGCTAGTGTCATCTGATTCTGTCTCCTGGCACAGCCTTGATGGTTGGGGACTTGCTGAGCCATCCTCTTGCTCAATTGTATGCAAGTTCAACGGATTTGTAGCTTCAAGTGATATGCCAATATTCTCCTCTTGAAGGAAACGACTCGAAGAAAATGCAGCATTCTCTGGTAATGAAATTAATCTCTCAAATGATTCAGATTTCTGTGCAATCTCAGACTTGTCTTCTCCTTGATCATTTAGTCTCTCAACTATATGCATCTTAGCTTTTTCATAGGAGAAAGAGCCGACACCATGAGCAACATCATTTCTCGTTCCACTTCCACTATCTACTGGGACTGTTTCCTTGTCAACAATTGATGGTTCCTCAGCTACCTTGCTGTCAGAAGAATCTGTACTTGCCAAACTCTCCGACATACTTGTGACTGGAAGCTGTTTGCTAGAATCAGCTTCAACTTTTTGAAAAGTAATACTCATGGAGTTTAACTGGTGGTCCTTCCGATTTTCGCTAATAGCAATCCTTAGCCTCCTTTTGAGCTCTCTAAGGGAGAATTGGCGATCAGGTTTATCATTGGCTTCCTGAACTTGCAAATTATTATGACTTGATAGTGGTGACGAAGTTGCACTACTTGAGATAAGACTGCTGTGACTTCTAGCAGGACTTGGCTTCAAGATTACTATTCTGCTAAGGCCACGAGAGCTACCATTTAACTTTGGTTGTTTCCTCATTGCCAACTTATCCTCCATCAAGAAAGAATTATGccttctttgcaccttacttgGAGAAGTCACAGACTGCTCTAGATTATTTGTCATACCTTGAAACTCAGTTTCTTCGTCACATTCTTCACATTCTAACTTTGTACTTCCTAGTGACATGTAAAGGTTTTGGAGACATTCTAACAACCTGGAGCTTGGATCTTGCATAAGCATAAGAAACAACTCCTTGTTTGAGCTCAGTAGCTGTAGGGCATCAACAAGTTCTTTGGACCTAGCTTCACCACTGCTGGTTATGTAGTTTTTGTATGCAGATTGATGTCTTATAACTGCTTCGGCAACATCTTCCAGAGCTCTCTGAATACTAGAAGGGATCTGATGGAGCTGAGCAGGAGGATCAGTATTGTCATCTTTGTCAGTTGAAATGGAACTACGATCTGATTCAACAGAATTACTGATTTCTTGGCCTTCAGTATGACTTCTGTAGATTTCCATGAGACTTGCAGCCAAGTTTAGATCAATATCCTCACAACTCATACCAGTTACATTTCTTTGTGCTTGCTTCAAGGGCTCTGTGCTGctggccatctcttcttccatCAAAGTCTTAATACTTGCCCTACCAGCAAAGATCAATCCAACCCTACGGTCTTTGTTATCCTGAGGAAATGCAATGAATTCGAGTTTAAATGATTGTATCTATCAAAAGTGTGGGAAACTTCTGTTATGCTCCACTCGATACTCAGATAATTATGACATCATTACTTTATAAGTTTCCATTGGAACTTAAAACTTTTAGATTCTGCTTAATTTTTTTCATGGAGATGTGtcttcaaaagaaaagaaaaaaactctGAACTTTCATATCTTGTGGCTTGCAGTACTACTCTGTTGCTCACTAGGGGTATTTTTGTTTTGGGAAAGTGCATTGCAAAAATACTTTATAACCGAAGTTAAAAATTTAGACAACACCTAATATTAGTCAACATTATCTAAAAGTATTAAAAGACGAAATTGTGGCGACAGAAGCACATATTATACCATTCTGAATGTGTAGTACAAGCAGCATTGTGATGCTAACTAAACATGTCAAAAAAACCCTAGCAGGTTAGATTTGTAATGAACttacaatttattttttttccattttattAATTGTACGTTAGGGAGGGCACAAGAATTTCGTAGTTACTAAAAGAAAAACAGGATAAAGTAGTTTTTCATCTTGAAAACTTACGTTAGCAGATATGTTTTCATGGACGTCTTCAAAACCTTCTGGTTCTCTTTTGACTGCATGAAGCACATAAATTACTATTAGAAGAATCATGGATCTCATATTATTTTAGTTAAAATTAGCTCATACTGCTATATTGAAGCTATGGCCTTCATCTCATAATGTCAATACTGAATGTTGCTGAATGCCCTCACCTCTCCCATCTGAAAGAAGTTTTGGACTGCGACGGAAATCGAGCATGCGAATCAGCCCAGACATACAGCCCACCTGGATTTTCTCAGACTTGGAATGTTGTTTGTAACTCTTTTTTGCCATGATAGCTGAGGACATGGTCAGACAACTTTCCTTCTAAGGACTCGCTTTAGATAAGCTTAGAACCTGAACTCAAGAAACACATGCAGTGGCTCAGAATAAAGTCGTACGAATGATACAAAATTAGAAATACAAATGTAAAAAAGCTTCCATTTTTCTACATTTCCAAGTCCCGGCTACCCCTGTTTGCTCTCTTCCAAGTTCCAAGGATGGGTTTCAAGCTCCAGTACAGTTGTCTTTAAAGAAAACAAATACAGAAGAAACAAAAAACCACATTGGACCCCACCTATACATTATGTTGATTTTGATGTGCTCGATGTTGCATGGCTTTCTACCCGGATTATAGAGCCACAAGATTTCAAGGATCATTCATTTGTGTTCTAGTAGTGATACAAAGATGCTATA from Panicum virgatum strain AP13 chromosome 7N, P.virgatum_v5, whole genome shotgun sequence includes the following:
- the LOC120680695 gene encoding uncharacterized protein LOC120680695 produces the protein MSSAIMAKKSYKQHSKSEKIQVGCMSGLIRMLDFRRSPKLLSDGRVKREPEGFEDVHENISANDNKDRRVGLIFAGRASIKTLMEEEMASSTEPLKQAQRNVTGMSCEDIDLNLAASLMEIYRSHTEGQEISNSVESDRSSISTDKDDNTDPPAQLHQIPSSIQRALEDVAEAVIRHQSAYKNYITSSGEARSKELVDALQLLSSNKELFLMLMQDPSSRLLECLQNLYMSLGSTKLECEECDEETEFQGMTNNLEQSVTSPSKVQRRHNSFLMEDKLAMRKQPKLNGSSRGLSRIVILKPSPARSHSSLISSSATSSPLSSHNNLQVQEANDKPDRQFSLRELKRRLRIAISENRKDHQLNSMSITFQKVEADSSKQLPVTSMSESLASTDSSDSKVAEEPSIVDKETVPVDSGSGTRNDVAHGVGSFSYEKAKMHIVERLNDQGEDKSEIAQKSESFERLISLPENAAFSSSRFLQEENIGISLEATNPLNLHTIEQEDGSASPQPSRLCQETESDDTSNLGTESLVELKTDHGNHPQYDSAISQELISEEVKIMQDAVENPQLFAKTEILQESVEGKHPDECSPEESLSMNVLPQVALNEQENHSPSEVIELVKPSVLTFPYSLENTDDKEEKLSPQSVLDLPIGEFTSPGDQTQKRDELSKPISRVLFKELDTSSISPTLWSEPEVAILDDKDARVSFIKAVLEASELLSEENSQIWYTEETLLDVSALAEVGNSYCLTDDALLLFDCVEEVLLKIRGKFFGTGPWVAFLKHNVRPTPVGRHLVQEVAKGIDSLVGNEFPNTLEQVMMKDLDSGSWLDLRHDSESVVVELWDDLLDDLLEEMIFDLWL
- the LOC120680696 gene encoding rop guanine nucleotide exchange factor 3-like, whose translation is METPSSTYDEGSELDARSQSDYADFDDLDRPPRGHRREPSSDVSSECSGEPGSPYGSSPYPRWPVCALPARVPRPPPPPLLKRLSTTRRAGGGVREGKAGDGELQLIKERFSKLLLGEDMSGSGKGVSTSVAISNAITNLYATVFGSCHRLEPLPAEKRSMWRREMDCLLSVCDYIVEFFPSKEILPDGTIREVMATRPRSDIYVNLPALEKLDDMLLEILDSFQKTEFWYVNDKGQKDKDDSVATPCRPASQRGDGKWWLPVPCVTKPGLTETARRDLQQKRDCASQIHKAAMAINNGVLAEIRIPDLYKQALPKCGRASVGDLIYRHMSFPGKFSPEYLLDCLEISSEHEALEAADRVEAAMHVWRRKASQSHSRSPWSAVKDLMESDKNVMLASRADDVLLCLKQRFPGLSQTTLDASKIQYNKDVGQAILESYSRVLESLAYNLVTCIDDVLFADEAARKIA